Proteins encoded together in one Triticum dicoccoides isolate Atlit2015 ecotype Zavitan chromosome 7B, WEW_v2.0, whole genome shotgun sequence window:
- the LOC119337996 gene encoding uncharacterized protein LOC119337996: MAAGDATHAPPAAEAQSLVESFCAVTLAIPDKAAFFLEGHNWALEAAVRSFYDNTEVDADGPDPAPQPPPAGSPPCSSVLTTRHDTIDDLLHTGELALCSVVLMSGLIIILSSAAKITHQARALTGQTTKWHACCTIEPVPDDEIDPGSNQNSMLEEYPENESDRETGDEDMLENTKFLQPHTLVISFEKRQALVTYLENNKAGITEFRFTLDLPYLHTIFMLEWTLFLLLLGKTVGFS; the protein is encoded by the exons atgGCCGCCGGAGATGCCACCCACGCGCCGCCGGCCGCGGAGGCGCAGTCTCTGGTGGAGTCGTTCTGCGCCGTCACCTTGGCGATCCCCGACAAGGCGGCCTTCTTCCTCGAGGGCCACAACTGGGCCCTCGAGGCCGCCGTTCGCTCCTTCTACGACAACACGGAAGTCGACGCCGATGGCCCCGATCCGGCACCCCAGCCCCCGCCAGCCGGTTCGCCTCCGTGCTCCTCAGTCCTCACCACGCGCCACGACACCATCGACGACCTCCTCCATACCGGCGAGCTCGCG CTATGTTCAGTTGTGCTCATGTCCGGGCTCATCATAATCCTGAGCAGCGCCGCCAAGATCACTCACCAGGCGCGGGCCCTCACTGGCCAGACCACCAAGTGGCACGCCTGCTGCACCATCGAGCCGGTCCCGGACGACGAGATAGATCCGGGATCCAACCAGAACTCCATGCTGGAAGAGTACCCCGAGAACGAGAGCGACCGCGAGACCGGCGACGAGGACATGCTGGAGAACACCAAGTTCCTCCAGCCTCACACACTCGTGATCTCTTTCGAGAAGAGGCAGGCACTAG TGACGTACCTGGAGAACAACAAGGCCGGCATCACCGAGTTCAGGTTCACACTGGACCTGCCGTACCTCCACACGATATTCATGCTCGAGTGGACGCTCTTCCTGTTGCTGCTGGGGAAAACAGTCGGCTTCTCATGA